GTCCCCGCGCTGGAGAGCGCGCGCGTCTTTTACGCGCTCGCGCTCGATCAGGACGGCACGCGGCTTTTTTCGTGCACGCCGGCAAGTTACGAGGAGATCGCGTTTCCTCCGGACGTGCCTGTCGATCTGGCGACCGCGACGCGCTTTGACGAGGAGCAGAAATCGCTGCAATTCCACACCGGCACGGGCGTCGCCGGACCGGGTGGGCGCGCGGCGATGTTCCACGGCCAGGGCGCGGGAGACGAAGCGAGCATCAAGGATAAGGCCCGGGAGATGTACCGGCAGATCGATTCGTTCGTGTGCCGCTATCTCGGCGAGACGAGCCCGCCGCTGGTGCTGCTGGCCGCGGAGCCCAATCGCGGCCTCTATCGCGAGATTTGCCGCTACCAGAATCTTCTGGAGCACGGCGTCGATGCGCATCCGCGCGATCTGCGCGACGAGGAGCTGCATGCGCGCGCGCTGGCGGTGGTCGCCGAACTGTTTGACGAGGTACGGCGCGAGGACGTGGCGCGCTTTGTCCGCCTGGACGGCCACGGCGCGGCGCGGGCGGCGCGCAAGCCCGAGGACGTCGTGCGCGCGTCGATGAACCGGCGCGTCGAGGCGCTGCTGCTGCGCCACGGCGAGCGATTGTGGGGCGAGATCGGCGAGGGCGAGGATGTGCGCGTGGACGACGGTCCAAGCGACGCGGCGACGGATCTGGTGAATCTGGCGGCGACCGAGACGATGCGTTACGGCGGCCGCGTGCACGTGGTGCGTGGCGACGACCTGCCCGCGGATGTGAAGATGGCGGCGATTTTGCGGTATTAGCGGAGGATCGAGGATCGAGGATCGGGGATTGAGTGCTGAAGCGGTGCGCCAGGGCGTACCGTTTTTTTCAACTCCGTTCGCGGAATGAGAAAAGGCTCACGAACGCCACGGACGTCGGCGGCATCTGAATCGCGTCGCCGTCGATACGAACGCCGGGCAATGAGGCGAGCAGGATCTCGCGAGCGCCGGGAAGCGGGACGGCGCGGGGTTCATCGGCGAAGTTGACGGCGGCGCCGATCGTGCCGCGTTGGATCGCAAGCCATTTTTCGTTTTCGTCGAATCGCGTTTTGATCGAGCGGTTCGCACCCGGGCGGTATCGACCGCGCACTTCGTCGCCCCGCCCGGAGCGGGGCGACTGCGTTTGCGGCCCCGACATCGCGACGTTCGGCACCGTACCGTCGCGCCGGTCGTGGTGAACATCGCGACCGCTCCCTGGCGGTCGCGGCTCTGACATCGCAATGTCTGGCGTCGCAACGTCGCGCAGGTCGGGCGTGTCGCGGCGAAGGCGCGCGAGATCGCGGTACCAGGCGTATAACTCGCGATGCGGTTCGCGGGACATCTCGTCCCAATCAAGGATCGCGAGGCGGAACGTCGCTTCGTCCTGCGGGTCGGGCACATCGTCCGCGTTCCAGCCGAATGCGGCAAACTCGTTACGGCGGCCCTTGCTGACCGCGCGCGCGAGGCGCTTGTCCTGATGGCTCGTGAAATACGGGAACGGCGTCGATGCGCCCCACTCCTCGCCCTGAAACACCATCGGCGTGAACGGCGCGGCGAAAACGAGCGCGGCGCCGATCTTGACGCGCGCGACATCGACGATCGACGAGAGGCGATCGCCGCGCGCGCGGTTGCCGATCTGGTCGTGGTTCTGGATGAAGCCGACGAAGCGGTCGCCGGGCAGGTCTGACGCGTCGCGGCCGAAAGTCCGTTCGCGGAACGCGGAGGCGCGGCCGTCATAGACGAAATTGCGCTCGAGCGCGCGGGCGATGTCGGCGAGGCGGCCGAAGTCGGCGTAGTAGCCCGTGCGCTCGCCCGTCAGCACCGCGTGCAGCGCGTGGTGATAGTCATCGTTCCATTGCGCCGCGAGGCCGAAACCTCCCTGCTCCCGTGGCCGCACGAGGCGCGGATCGTTGAGGTCGGACTCGCAGATGAGGTCGAGCCTTCGTCCCGAGCGCGCGGCGAGATCGTCCACTTCGATCGCGAGCTGCTCGAGGATGTGCGTCGCGGATTGATCGAAAATGCCGTGCACCGCGTCGATGCGCAGCGCGTCGATGCCGTACTCGCCAAGCCACATCAGCGCGTTGTCGATGACAAACCGGCGCACTTCGTCCGAGCCGGGGCCGTCGAAGTTGATGCCGTCTCCCCAGGGCGATTTGTATTTGTGCGTGAAATACGGGCCGACCCGGTGGAGCACGTTTCCTTCCGGGCCGAGGTGGTTGTAAACGACGTCGAGAATGACGCCGATGTTCCGCTCGTGGCAGGCGGCGACGAATCGCGCCAGTCCGTCCGGGCCGCCGTAGCGATCGTGCGGCGCGAAAAGAAACACGCCGTCGTATCCCCATCCGCGCGGGCCGGAGAACTGATTGACCGGCATGAGCTCGGCGTGCGTTGCGCCGAGATCGACAAGGTGATCGAGGCGCGCGATGGCGGCGTCGAACGTGCCCTCGGGCGTGAAGGTCCCGATGTGCATTTCGTATATCAACGCGTCGGCGAGCGCGGCGGGACGAAACCCGGCGTCGACGCGCGCGATCGCCGGGATGTCGCGCACGCGCGAGGGACCGAACACACCGCGCGGCTGGTCGCGCGAGCGCGGATCGGCGATTGGGCCGTCGCCATCGACGAAAACGACGTATTCGCTGCCGTCGCGGATGCGCTCGTCCTCGTACGCCCACCAGCCGTCGATCCCGTGCGCCGTCATGCCGCGCGCAATGCGCGCCATCGACGCGCGCGTTCCGTCGATTTCGACCTCGACCTTTTTCGCGTGCGGCGCCCAAAGGGAGACACGCCGAATCATGGGGTCCTCCGGAAGGGGCGCGTCGCGCCCCTACAATCGCACCAGAAGCGCGACGGGAAATTCGCTCCAGATTTCGGCAAGCGACACGTCGCGTTCGCCGGCGAGCTCTCCATTCGCGAAAACGTCACGCCACGCGCCGGGCGGCAGGCGCAAAAGGGTTTTGTCCCACTCGCCTTTTCGCGTGTGCGGCAGGCGCGGAACGATCGTCGCGACGCGTCCGGCGCGTACGAACGCGATGGCCGGCGGATCGGGCCGCGG
Above is a genomic segment from bacterium containing:
- the treZ gene encoding malto-oligosyltrehalose trehalohydrolase; the protein is MRRVSLWAPHAKKVEVEIDGTRASMARIARGMTAHGIDGWWAYEDERIRDGSEYVVFVDGDGPIADPRSRDQPRGVFGPSRVRDIPAIARVDAGFRPAALADALIYEMHIGTFTPEGTFDAAIARLDHLVDLGATHAELMPVNQFSGPRGWGYDGVFLFAPHDRYGGPDGLARFVAACHERNIGVILDVVYNHLGPEGNVLHRVGPYFTHKYKSPWGDGINFDGPGSDEVRRFVIDNALMWLGEYGIDALRIDAVHGIFDQSATHILEQLAIEVDDLAARSGRRLDLICESDLNDPRLVRPREQGGFGLAAQWNDDYHHALHAVLTGERTGYYADFGRLADIARALERNFVYDGRASAFRERTFGRDASDLPGDRFVGFIQNHDQIGNRARGDRLSSIVDVARVKIGAALVFAAPFTPMVFQGEEWGASTPFPYFTSHQDKRLARAVSKGRRNEFAAFGWNADDVPDPQDEATFRLAILDWDEMSREPHRELYAWYRDLARLRRDTPDLRDVATPDIAMSEPRPPGSGRDVHHDRRDGTVPNVAMSGPQTQSPRSGRGDEVRGRYRPGANRSIKTRFDENEKWLAIQRGTIGAAVNFADEPRAVPLPGAREILLASLPGVRIDGDAIQMPPTSVAFVSLFSFRERS